A portion of the Lolium rigidum isolate FL_2022 chromosome 1, APGP_CSIRO_Lrig_0.1, whole genome shotgun sequence genome contains these proteins:
- the LOC124684259 gene encoding peroxidase 16-like, protein MRSRGGLQLRPRPRQQSLILAAVVGVLLLAAAQLSEAKLSRSYYASTCPNVEALVRGVVTQKLQETFNAAPGTLRLFFHDCFVRGCDASVLISGPGDEHSAGADTTLSPDALDLITRAKAAVEARCANTVSCADILAIATRDVVSQAGGPLYPVELGRLDGKVGTKAVVKHSLPGPANNLDQLNKLFATNGLTQTDMIALSGGHTIGVTHCDKFVRRLYAFKGAKPQYSPPMNLAFLRQMRGTCPLNYSPTTVAMLDAATPLRFDNGYYQTLQQQKGLLSSDQVLFADRRSRSTVNYFAANQTAFFDAFVAAMAKLGRIGVKTSSDGEIRRVCTKVN, encoded by the exons ATGAGGTCGAGAGGAGGGCTGCAgctgcggccgcggccgcggcagcaGAGCTTGATTCTGGCCGCGGTGGTCGGCGTGCTGCTCCTGGCGGCGGCTCAGTTGTCGGAGGCGAAGCTGAGCCGGAGCTACTACGCGTCGACGTGCCCGAACGTGGAGGCGCTGGTCCGCGGCGTGGTGACGCAGAAGCTGCAGGAGACCTTCAACGCCGCGCCCGGCACGCTCCGCCTCttcttccacgactgcttcgtcaGG GGCTGCGACGCTTCGGTGCTGATCTCTGGCCCCGGCGACGAGCACAGCGCGGGCGCGGACACGACGCTGTCGCCGGACGCGCTGGACCTCATCACCCGCGCCAAGGCCGCCGTGGAGGCCCGCTGCGCCAACACcgtctcctgcgccgacatcCTCGCCATCGCCACACGCGACGTCGTCTCCCAG GCGGGAGGTCCGTTGTACCCGGTGGAGCTAGGGCGGCTGGACGGAAAGGTCGGGACGAAGGCCGTGGTGAAGCACAGCCTCCCCGGCCCGGCCAACAACCTGGACCAGCTCAACAAGCTCTTCGCCACCAACGGCCTCACACAGACCGACATGATCGCGCTCTCAG GTGGGCACACAATCGGCGTGACGCACTGCGACAAGTTCGTGCGGCGGCTGTACGCGTTCAAGGGCGCCAAGCCGCAGTACAGCCCGCCGATGAACCTCGCCTTCCTGCGGCAGATGCGGGGGACGTGCCCTCTCAACTACAGCCCGACCACGGTGGCGATGCTCGACGCCGCCACGCCGCTCCGGTTCGACAATGGCTACTACCAGACGCTGCAGCAACAGAAGGGCCTGCTGTCGTCGGACCAGGTGCTCTTCGCCGACCGCCGCTCCAGGAGCACCGTCAACTACTTCGCCGCCAACCAGACCGCCTTCTTCGACGCcttcgtcgccgccatggccaagcTCGGACGCATCGGGGTCAAGACGAGCTCCGACGGCGAGATCAGACGGGTCTGCACCAAGGTCAACTAG